In Thamnophis elegans isolate rThaEle1 chromosome 4, rThaEle1.pri, whole genome shotgun sequence, the following proteins share a genomic window:
- the CALHM6 gene encoding calcium homeostasis modulator protein 6: MEKFRPVLDFMLNHKNVLGYGAVSLLTAGSERIFSVVVFKCPCNSWNMFYGGVFLLMPALILFLLGLLLSVRSWKVLTGCCAKGRPCRCPRGNRLQRHFEVMGLVILSAAVAPLTWISVALLGGSFYECTATGSSIFQKYVCKGKEEKCIENLVKVPCLSPSSDQEILATLRAQSQVFGWVLIASIFTVALLASCIARCRSPVSILQLAFWKVYLQKEQQLFETMAKEHASKLAERNLKSFFDSTELQPFQTPSAKAWDNISSLFAFNPKDNYYSMIHKYVSQKSPNGSIKSAEGDIYPACLQFVDSANV, from the exons ATGGAAAAGTTTCGCCCAGTGCTGGATTTCATGCTCAATCACAAGAATGTCTTGGGCTATGGGGCAGTGTCTCTGTTGACTGCAGGCAGCGAGCGTATCTTCTCTGTGGTGGTGTTCAAATGCCCGTGCAACTCCTGGAATATGTTTTATGGTGGTGTGTTTCTGCTGATGCCAGCCCTTATTCTGTTTCTGCTGGGCTTGCTCCTGAGTGTACGTTCTTGGAAGGTGCTTACTGGATGTTGCGCCAAAGGAAGACCATGTAGATGTCCTCGTGGGAATCGCCTCCAGCGCCACTTTGAAGTGATGGGGCTTGTAATACTTAGTGCTGCCGTGGCTCCTCTCACATGGATTTCTGTGGCCTTGCTGGGAGGAAGTTTCTATGAATGTACTGCTACCGGGAGCTCCATCTTCCAGAAATATGTGTGCAAaggcaaagaagaaaaatgcatcGAAAATCTGGTTAAAGTGCCTTGTCTCAGCCCTTCTTCTGATCAGGAGATACTCGCAACCCTTAGAGCTCAATCACAG GTATTTGGATGGGTTTTGATTGCCAGCATCTTCACAGTGGCTCTTCTTGCCAGCTGCATTGCTCGCTGCCGTTCTCCAGTCAGCATCCTTCAACTTGCATTCTGGAAAGTCTACCTGCAGAAGGAGCAACAACTTTTTGAAACCATGGCCAAAGAACACGCCTCGAAGTTAGCAGAGAGGAATCTTAAAAGCTTCTTTGATTCCACTGAGTTGCAACCATTTCAGACTCCAAGTGCCAAAGCCTGGGATAACATTTCCTCCTTGTTTGCCTTTAATCCTAAAGACAATTACTACAGTATGATACATAAATATGTCAGTCAAAAATCTCCTAATGGTAGCATTAAGTCTGCTGAAGGAGATATATACCCTGCTTGTTTGCAATTTGTAGATAGTGCAAATGTTTAA
- the DSE gene encoding dermatan-sulfate epimerase isoform X2 produces the protein MYEASYRRGWGFQYLHNHQPTNCLALLVGSLVLMNQGYLQEAYLWTKQVVTIMEKSIVLLHEVTDGSLYEGVAYGSYTTRSLFQYIFLVQRHFDINHFKHPWLKQHFAFMYRTVLPGFQRTVAIADSNYNWFYGPESQLVFLDKFVMRNGSGNWLADQIRRNRILEGPGTPSKGQRWCTLHTEFLWYDSSLGFVPPPDYGIPKLHYFEDWGVVTYGSALPAEINSPFLSFKSGKLGGRAIYDMVHQNKYKEWIKGWRNFNAGHEHPDQNSFTFAPNGVPFITEALYGPKYTFLNNVLMFSPAVSKSCFYPWEGQVTEDCSSKWLKYKHDLAADCQGKVIAAIEKNEIIFIRGEGVGAYHPKLKLKSVQRNLLLLHPQLLLLVDQICLQDDSPAKVATSFFHNVDVPFEDTVIDNVHGAFIRQQDGIYKMYWMDDTGYSQKATIASRMYPRGYPYNGTNYVNVTTHLHSPITRVVYLFIGPSIDVQSFSVHGNAQQLDIFVTTSEHAYAIYLWADDNKSHSVFAQVIADHQKVVFERASAIRNSPVSAVKDNIEIVEKNLQHFKPVFQLLEKQILSRVRNTDSFRKTAERLLRFSDKRQTEEVIDRIFAISQQQQGRAKKNKKVAKGYKFVDAGPDIFAQIEVNERKIRQKAQSLAQKELPVDEEEEMKDLLDFGDITYAKERNSVPIKVHPGLSQIFSTARSSAPLVSASYTRLFLILNIVIFFVMLAMQLTWFQKAKSLHGQRCLYAILLIDSCILLWLYSSCSQSQC, from the exons ATCAAG GTTATCTTCAGGAAGCATACCTTTGGACTAAGCAAGTCGTAACAATCATGGAGAAATCTATAGTTCTACTACATGAAGTGACAGATGGCTCCTTGTATGAAGGTGTAGCTTATGGCAGCTATACCACCAGATCTCTTTTTCAGTACATATTTCTTGTCCAAAGGCATTTTGATATTAACCACTTTAAACATCCCTGGCTTAAGCAACATTTTGCTTTTATGTATAGAACAGTTCTACCAG GATTCCAAAGAACTGTTGCTATTGCAGATTCTAACTACAACTGGTTTTATGGTCCGGAAAGCCAGTTGGTTTTCCTAGATAAATTTGTTATGCGCAATGGCAGTGGAAACTGGTTGGCTGATCAGATTCGAAGGAACAGAATACTTGAAGGCCCAGGGACACCTTCCAAAGGACAGCGTTGGTGCACACTTCACACAGAATTTCTCTG GTATGATTCAAGCCTGGGATTTGTCCCTCCACCAGATTATGGTATTCCCAAACTTCATTATTTCGAGGATTGGGGAGTTGTAACATATGGAAGTGCTCTGCCAGCCGAAATCAACAGCCCCTTTCTCTCCTTCAAATCAGGAAAGCTGGGAGGACGTGCAATCTATGACATGGTTCACCAGAACAAGTACAAAGAATGGATCAAAGGTTGGAGGAACTTCAATGCTGGGCATGAGCATCCAGATCAGAACTCATTTACTTTTGCCCCCAATGGTGTACCTTTCATAACAGAAGCTCTGTATGGACCAAAATACACGTTTTTAAATAATGTGCTTATGTTTTCTCCAGCTGTATCAAAGAGTTGCTTTTATCCCTGGGAAGGACAAGTTACTGAAGATTGCTCATCAAAGTGGTTGAAATATAAACACGATCTGGCTGCAGATTGCCAAGGGAAAGTAATTGCTGctatagaaaaaaatgagatcATCTTTATCAGAGGAGAAGGAGTAGGTGCCTACCACCCTAAACTAAAGTTAAAAAGTGTACAGAGAAACCTATTACTTCTTCATCCCCAGCTTCTCTTGCTAGTGGATCAAATATGTCTTCAAGATGACAGTCCTGCCAAAGTAGCAACTAGTTTCTTCCACAATGTTGATGTGCCTTTTGAAGACACAGTTATTGATAATGTCCACGGAGCCTTCATTCGGCAACAGGATGGGATCTACAAGATGTACTGGATGGATGATACTGGATATAGTCAAAAAGCTACCATTGCATCAAGAATGTATCCCAGAGGTTATCCTTACAACGGGACAAACTACGTGAATGTCACTACTCATCTGCATAGCCCAATCACTAGAGTTGTATACCTCTTCATTGGACCCTCCATAGACGTCCAGAGTTTCAGTGTCCATGGGAATGCTCAGCAGCTGGATATTTTTGTCACCACCAGTGAGCATGCTTATGCCATCTATCTGTGGGCTGATGACAATAAAAGCCACTCTGTCTTTGCACAAGTTATTGCAGACCATCAAAAAGTTGTGTTTGAGCGAGCTTCTGCAATTAGGAACTCCCCGGTTTCGGCAGTAAAAGACAATATTGAGATAGTAGAGAAAAACCTTCAGCATTTCAAGCCTGTGTTCCAGCTATTAGAGAAGCAGATCCTTTCACGTGTGCGGAACACAGATAGCTTCAGAAAGACAGCTGAACGCCTACTCCGCTTTTCAGATAAAAGGCAGAcagaagaagtcattgacagaaTATTTGCAATTTCTCAGCAGCAACAAGGCAgagcaaaaaagaacaaaaaagtggCTAAAGGCTACAAATTTGTAGATGCCGGCCCGGATATATTTGCACAAATCGAAGTCAATGAAAGAAAAATTCGACAAAAAGCACAAAGCTTAGCCCAAAAAGAATTGCCTgtggatgaagaagaagaaatgaaagatCTTCTGGATTTTGGAGATATTACATACGCGAAAGAGAGAAACAGTGTGCCAATCAAAGTTCATCCTGGTCTGTCCCAAATATTTTCCACTGCTCGAAGCAGTGCTCCTTTGGTGTCAGCATCTTACACACGTCTTTTCCTCATTTTGAATATTGTCATTTTCTTTGTTATGCTAGCAATGCAACTCACCTGGTTCCAGAAAGCCAAGAGCTTACATGGGCAAAGATGCCTTTATGCAATCTTGTTAATCGACAGCTGTATATTACTCTGGCTATATTCTTCTTGTTCCCAATCACAAtgctag